The genomic stretch TACGTCTTCGTATTGTTGTTGAATGTGGCATCGGTATGCCCAACTTATTACATTCAAATGCAATTGCTCTAATAAGATAATTAATAGATTTTCTAAAAGAAGTTAAATATATTTCGGTAATACATTTCTGTATTATTTCTTCTTGCTCTGGAGATAGTCTTGATTTTCCACGGCCACCATTCTTCTTTTCTCCCAGTAAAGATCCTATACTTCCTGTTTTTTCATACCACCGTATCCACCTATAAATTGTATTACTAGTCACCTTTGCCAAATCAGCGGCTTGCCTAACAATATCCTGATTACCTCGGTTTTCAAGAACTGGGCGGATAATCTGAAATCTTTCCTGTACCTTTTCCCATTCTTTATCTGTGAAATCCAGTAAATCTCTATTGTTGGATTCCTGTTTTGAATCAGCAGGATAGATATCACCAATATTAACGGTATGTATTATTCCGCTTTCTATTTCCTCAATACTTATACGCTTAATATCGATATTCCTTATAATAGTACATGGAATATCATTATAAACTACTTGCTGACCAACATTCAGATAAAAAATTTCCTGTTTCATTTTGGATAAGAATTTTCATAAACTTCATCAAGCCATATGGCAGAATCCATCGTTAGAGAATGCTCCCAAATACTCCTGATAATATTTACTGAAACCATATACCACATATAATATATAAGTTCCATCTGTTTATATTTATCTCTCGCACAAACCTGGATGAGTTCTCTTGGTGTTGTACATTGTAAATCGCACATGTTTTTTAAAATGAGCTGTATGTCCGGATGACTATGATCAAATTTGTTTTTCTTATATCGATATAAAAACTTACAGTTTTCAAGATACTCAGTTCTGATATCATACTCAGTGAGTACTTTGAATTCATATCCATTCTTTTCACAAAATTCCTCAGCTGCTTTAAATTTGGGTTGG from Chryseobacterium indologenes encodes the following:
- a CDS encoding TnsA endonuclease N-terminal domain-containing protein, which encodes MVQIIQNKVRKIGLKHSSLSGSFFSAKTNKEVQFESSLERDFIFLLEMDWVIESYHEQPVTIYYSDSEGKQRSYTPDFLLYWHYRFASKGAKPLLIEIKYKEDLEKNSAIYQPKFKAAEEFCEKNGYEFKVLTEYDIRTEYLENCKFLYRYKKNKFDHSHPDIQLILKNMCDLQCTTPRELIQVCARDKYKQMELIYYMWYMVSVNIIRSIWEHSLTMDSAIWLDEVYENSYPK